One genomic segment of Drosophila melanogaster chromosome 3R includes these proteins:
- the CG12594 gene encoding uncharacterized protein, isoform A: MRGDDIYSRVHSATPLPLPLHLVLLLFLLVLQLLAPAAATPVNPCPHKGMAELIRNSPVIVKALVARIFADEPEGPVQSLAQDTILITLTPETIYKGASLLKVANGNTDAGNPMSPRVGGLMSWSSGHRSRGGSAGSAGSGGTWSGAESAFQYEGQLNATLQPLRCFDNNMLKMLPAELIAFGKLLPAATASTGGSPQTARQLQRPPVGGATDVLQVSVNGLHRWTPQFENHIWKHLGWDDWSDFTLCSVTCGQGVQQRFRRCLLDNPLVDINMNINLEEDDDDDDEDEQAQGADDAGAVAQLSKETDVFGDGNNDLLADEDENELLIMRASGDESLHKFDQATTTITPQTSVRAHAHPSASPPAPDPMGETSGGNEPPSDDEGAGVGGAGESVRFVPSAHNDRSGNEVGAGAATGSSAGTRKARASNQHKKRKPTKSVALSTLLCEGYNIEQRNCNSFECSDDISDLLKFYKKLPMGEDLPTQASDASLAPSYPDAYSNLDLTTAGLMGTAFSPTPSTPYNMGYIRSWRNLLNFTLMVTLRAKNDTKSTATIFSIRNATHNLYLEACKDGLRLYLERDNTTEMLPVKFNLYDYRWHQVAISIQNGDFISIYVDCAWTNSFVVSKRLFTLPVDADVEIGRGFNGELQQLLVLPENQERLQCSNKRTSINEVKRYIIDTFIEDYNGN; the protein is encoded by the exons ATGAGAGGCGATGACATCTATTCGCGGGTGCACTCCGCCACCCCTCTGCCCCTGCCCCTACACCTGGTCCTCCTGCTCTTCCTGCTCGTGCTGCAGCTCCTGGCACCGGCTGCAGCGACTCCCGTGAATCCCTGTCCCCACAAGGGCATGGCCGAACTGATTCGCAACAGTCCGGTAATTGTCAAGGCCCTCGTCGCACGGATCTTCGCCGATGAGCCGGAGGGACCGGTGCAGTCCCTCGCACAGGACACgattttaataacattaacGCCGGAAACGATATACAAGGGTGCCTCGCTGCTGAAAGTGGCCAACGGCAATACCGATGCCGGGAATCCCATGTCGCCGAGGGTGGGAGGTCTCATGTCCTGGAGCTCGGGCCATCGCAGCAGAGGTGGCAGCGCTGGATCCGCGGGCAGCGGTGGCACCTGGAGTGGCGCTGAGTCAGCCTTTCAGTACGAGGG GCAGTTGAATGCGACCCTCCAGCCACTGCGTTGTTTCGATAATAACATGCTGAAAATGCTGCCGGCGGAGTTAATTGCCTTTGGCAAACTGCTGCCCGCTGCGACGGCATCCACCGGAGGCAGTCCGCAGACCGCACGACAGCTTCAACGACCGCCCGTGGGTGGCGCCACCGATGTGCTGCAAGTCAGCGTCAACGGTCTGCATCGCTGGACGCCGCAGTTCGAGAATCATATCTGGAAGCATTTGG GCTGGGACGATTGGAGCGACTTCACCTTGTGCAGTGTCACCTGCGGTCAGGGGGTGCAGCAGCGTTTCCGGCGCTGTCTACTCGACAATCCGCTGGTGGACATCAACATGAACATCAATCtggaggaggacgacgacgacgacgacgaggatgaACAGGCTCAGGGTGCAGACGATGCGGGCGCAGTTGCCCAACTGTCCAAGGAGACGGACGTTTTCGGCGATGGCAACAACGATCTGCTGGCAGATGAGGATGAGAACGAGCTGCTCATAATGCGAGCAAGTGGCGACGAGTCATTGCATAAATTTGACCAGGCAACGACGACGATTACGCCGCAGACCAGTGTCCGTGCCCATGCCCATCCGAGCGCCAGTCCCCCGGCACCTGACCCCATGGGAGAGACAAGCGGCGGTAATGAACCACCAAGTGATGATGAAGGAGCAGGCGTTGGAGGAGCTGGCGAAAGTGTCAGGTTTGTGCCGAGTGCGCACAATGACCGGTCTGGAAACGAAGTGGGAGCTGGAGCGGCGACTGGCTCCAGTGCTGGGACCAGGAAGGCACGTGCCAGCAATCAGCACAAGAAACGCAAGCCCACCAAGAGCGTGGCCCTGTCGACGCTCCTCTGCGAGGGCTACAACATCGAGCAGCGCAACTGCAACAGTTTCGAGTGCAGCG ATGACATAAGCGATCTGCTAAAGTTCTACAAGAAGCTGCCGATGGGTGAGGATTTGCCAACTCAAGCTTCGGATGCTTCGCTTGCCCCTTCCTACCCGGATGCATATTCAAATTTGGACCTCACCACGGCGGGTCTGATGGGCACTGCATTCAGTCCAACGCCCTCGACGCCCTACAACATGGGCTACATTCGCAGCTGGAGGAACCTCCTTAACTTCACCCTTATGGTCACATTAAGGGCTAAG AACGACACCAAGAGCACGGCGACCATATTCTCCATAAGAAACGCCACTCACAATCTTTATCTGGAGGCCTGCAAGGACGGACTGCGTTTGTATTTGGAGCGGGACAATACGACGGAAATGTTGCcggtgaaattcaatttatacGATTATCGCTGGCATCAAGTGGCCATCAG CATACAGAACGGCGATTTCATATCGATTTACGTCGATTGCGCGTGGACAAACAGTTTCGTTGTCTCCAAGCGACTTTTTACGTTGCCCGTGGACGCGGA